From a single Desulfovibrio sp. X2 genomic region:
- the mdoH gene encoding glucans biosynthesis glucosyltransferase MdoH, producing MHEKDEITAAAQAACAPASAGASTCDPAAVDAAGRRLTAYLRRLPLAESRRLEIALTALRRLDAKPGESAEVLTARAVALAQGLIDPVASLDVPEPCPELRRSHMIPEEMDRRLWKKRHAEKRPVQGFVNGRLAREYLNEPWMKIAARRRLILSTLVFVPTVFAVLNMGAVLPHKGSTPLEMAILAVFSILFAWISIGFWTAMAGFWTLLRRFDRFVVTTAKAHEGEGHHPERKAMTAILFPVCNEEIERTAAGIRATYLSLRRAGALSGFHFFILSDSQDPDRWVEEEAMWARLCTELGAKGRLFYRRRRVNLKRKSGNIADFCRRFGARYEYMAVMDADSVMSGPTLARMVQIMERRRHVGILQTAPRCAGRETLIARSQQFANRLYGPMFAAGLHFWQLGDAQYWGHNALIRIRPFMKHCGLPRLPGKPPLGGDIMSHDFVEAALMRRAAYGVWLAFDLEGTWEEVPPTLLAELKRDRRWCQGNIQHMRLLLTQGLLPAHRFLFLNGFMSYFSAFLWFVFLALSTVEAVLEALAVPVYFPAQRVLFPEWPVWEPLWALVVMAMTFVLLFLPKIVSLVLMLAKGRRKEFGGFFAMVFGIVADVVLSTMLAPIRMMFHTKFVANTLLGRQFGWPTQDRSDSGTPLLEAIRFHGLDTVFAVVWGALLYHVNPAFFWWTCPIIFSLVLAAPLSSLTSRASLGRLARRLRIFVTPDEMARPPELAETYRGEEHLSHPPEGLADPLGWGFVRAVADPLTNAVHRSLLRGPRSLAPSIRERRAALAEKFLEKGPRALSKKEQKLLLVDPELMAELHVRVWALPPAVLAERFGVTLAA from the coding sequence ATGCACGAGAAAGACGAGATAACGGCGGCCGCGCAGGCCGCCTGCGCACCGGCCTCGGCCGGTGCCTCGACCTGCGACCCCGCCGCCGTGGACGCGGCGGGGCGCAGGCTGACGGCCTATCTGCGCCGCCTGCCCCTGGCCGAGTCGCGCCGCCTGGAGATCGCCCTCACGGCCCTGCGCCGCCTGGACGCGAAGCCCGGCGAGAGCGCCGAGGTCCTCACGGCGCGCGCCGTGGCCCTGGCCCAGGGGCTGATCGACCCCGTGGCCTCGCTGGACGTGCCCGAGCCCTGTCCGGAGCTCAGGCGCAGCCACATGATTCCCGAGGAGATGGACCGCAGGCTCTGGAAGAAGCGCCACGCCGAGAAGCGCCCGGTGCAGGGCTTCGTCAACGGCCGCCTGGCGCGCGAGTACCTGAACGAGCCGTGGATGAAGATCGCGGCCCGCCGCCGCCTGATCCTCTCCACCCTGGTCTTCGTGCCCACGGTCTTCGCGGTCCTGAACATGGGCGCGGTGCTGCCCCACAAGGGCTCCACACCGCTCGAGATGGCCATCCTGGCCGTCTTCTCCATCCTCTTCGCCTGGATCTCCATCGGCTTCTGGACGGCCATGGCCGGGTTCTGGACGCTCCTGCGCCGCTTCGACCGCTTCGTGGTCACCACGGCCAAGGCGCACGAGGGCGAGGGCCACCATCCCGAGCGCAAGGCCATGACCGCGATCCTCTTCCCGGTCTGCAACGAGGAGATCGAGCGCACGGCCGCGGGCATCCGCGCCACCTACCTTTCGCTGCGCCGCGCGGGCGCGCTCTCGGGCTTTCATTTCTTCATCCTCTCCGACTCCCAGGACCCGGACCGCTGGGTGGAGGAGGAGGCCATGTGGGCCCGGCTGTGCACCGAGCTCGGGGCCAAGGGGCGGCTCTTCTACCGCCGCCGCAGGGTGAACCTGAAGCGCAAGTCCGGCAACATCGCGGACTTCTGCCGCCGCTTCGGCGCGCGCTACGAGTACATGGCGGTCATGGACGCGGACTCGGTCATGTCCGGGCCCACGCTCGCGCGCATGGTCCAGATCATGGAGCGCCGCCGCCACGTCGGCATCCTGCAGACCGCGCCGCGCTGCGCGGGCCGCGAGACGCTCATCGCCCGCTCGCAGCAGTTCGCCAACCGCCTCTACGGCCCCATGTTCGCCGCGGGGCTGCACTTCTGGCAGCTGGGCGACGCGCAGTACTGGGGCCACAACGCGCTCATCCGCATCCGCCCCTTCATGAAGCACTGCGGGCTGCCCCGGCTCCCGGGCAAGCCGCCGCTCGGCGGCGACATCATGAGCCACGACTTCGTGGAGGCCGCGCTCATGCGCCGCGCCGCCTACGGCGTCTGGCTGGCCTTCGACCTCGAGGGCACCTGGGAGGAGGTCCCGCCCACGCTGCTCGCCGAGCTCAAGCGCGACCGCCGCTGGTGCCAGGGCAACATCCAGCACATGCGGCTCCTGCTCACGCAGGGGCTCCTGCCCGCGCACCGCTTCCTGTTCCTCAACGGCTTCATGTCCTATTTCTCGGCCTTCCTGTGGTTCGTCTTCCTGGCGCTGTCCACGGTGGAGGCCGTGCTCGAGGCCCTGGCCGTGCCGGTCTACTTCCCGGCGCAGCGGGTGCTCTTCCCGGAATGGCCGGTCTGGGAGCCCCTGTGGGCGCTCGTGGTCATGGCCATGACCTTCGTGCTCCTCTTCCTGCCCAAGATCGTGAGCCTCGTGCTCATGCTCGCCAAGGGCAGGCGCAAGGAGTTCGGCGGCTTCTTCGCCATGGTCTTCGGCATCGTGGCGGACGTGGTCCTGTCCACCATGCTCGCGCCCATCCGCATGATGTTCCACACCAAGTTCGTGGCCAACACGCTGCTCGGCCGCCAGTTCGGCTGGCCCACGCAGGACCGCAGCGACTCGGGCACGCCGCTTCTCGAGGCCATCCGCTTCCACGGCCTGGACACCGTCTTCGCCGTGGTCTGGGGCGCGCTGCTCTACCACGTGAACCCGGCCTTCTTCTGGTGGACCTGCCCCATCATCTTCTCGCTCGTCCTCGCCGCGCCGCTCTCGAGCCTGACCTCGCGCGCCTCGCTCGGCCGCCTGGCGCGCCGCCTGCGCATCTTCGTCACGCCCGACGAGATGGCGAGGCCGCCCGAGCTGGCCGAGACCTACAGGGGCGAGGAACACCTCTCGCACCCGCCCGAGGGGCTGGCCGACCCGCTCGGCTGGGGCTTCGTCCGGGCCGTGGCCGATCCCCTGACCAACGCCGTGCACAGGAGCCTGCTGCGCGGTCCGCGCTCCCTGGCACCGTCCATCAGGGAGCGCCGCGCGGCCCTGGCCGAGAAGTTCCTGGAAAAGGGGCCGCGGGCCCTCTCCAAGAAGGAGCAGAAGCTGCTTCTCGTGGACCCGGAGCTGATGGCCGAGCTGCACGTCCGCGTGTGGGCGCTTCCACCCGCCGTGCTCGCCGAGCGCTTCGGCGTGACGCTCGCGGCCTGA
- a CDS encoding glucan biosynthesis protein yields the protein MQTTADRTLRSSLSATGSLLLALLLLLAAALPAQAAREKVRAAGRQVADAGKPRAASVKPAGKSEQAFGFDDVVALAKKNAAEPYKEPASKVPAFLLQGEDAWRVIRFKPEKALWHDEKLPFELQFFHTGSYYNRAVTIHIVDDGKSQLLPFSKDDFDYGGLAHVDEIPSDLGFAGFRVHTHINTSAKMDEFLVFLGASYLRAVGKGEVYGLSARGLAIDTAQPKGEEFPWFSQFWIVKPGPKDKSITIYALLDSPSATGAYRYVATPGLPTVTEVHSVLFLRKAVEKLGIAPLTSMFFFGENSAGRRFNDYRPEIHDSDGLLIDLQSGEWIWRPLQNPRTLQVNTFQAPGIRGFGLMQRDRDFENYQDLDTRQELRPSAWVEPQGEWGPGQIELVQIPTDSDVNDNMVAFWSPAKQPEPGKAAKYDYRIYWGGPFKDIPPEGYVCATRIGRNPDGKSRDFVIEFDGPGLRELPSDAPVSATITVGPGATLYSQKVEKNPANNHWRLTFRIVPDEAAGLNLVLDKRPPVELRAYLKDQSRTLTETWSYAYKL from the coding sequence ATGCAGACCACCGCCGACCGCACCCTGCGGTCTTCCCTTTCCGCCACGGGCAGCCTGCTCCTGGCGCTTCTTCTTCTCCTGGCCGCGGCGCTGCCCGCCCAGGCCGCCAGGGAGAAGGTCCGCGCGGCGGGCCGCCAGGTGGCCGACGCCGGAAAGCCCCGGGCCGCGAGCGTGAAGCCCGCGGGCAAGAGCGAGCAGGCCTTCGGCTTCGACGACGTCGTGGCGCTGGCCAAGAAGAACGCCGCCGAGCCCTACAAGGAACCGGCCTCCAAGGTGCCCGCCTTCCTGCTGCAGGGCGAGGACGCCTGGCGCGTCATCCGCTTCAAGCCCGAGAAGGCCCTGTGGCACGACGAGAAGCTGCCCTTCGAGCTGCAGTTCTTCCACACCGGCTCCTACTACAACCGCGCGGTGACCATCCACATCGTGGACGACGGCAAGTCGCAGCTCCTGCCTTTCAGCAAGGACGACTTCGACTACGGCGGACTGGCCCACGTGGACGAGATCCCCTCCGACCTCGGCTTCGCGGGCTTCCGCGTGCACACGCACATCAACACCTCGGCCAAGATGGACGAGTTCCTCGTCTTCCTCGGCGCCTCCTACCTGCGCGCCGTGGGCAAGGGCGAGGTCTACGGCCTGTCCGCGCGCGGCCTGGCCATCGACACGGCCCAGCCCAAGGGCGAGGAGTTCCCCTGGTTCTCCCAGTTCTGGATCGTGAAGCCGGGTCCCAAGGACAAGTCCATCACCATCTACGCCCTGCTCGACAGCCCGAGCGCCACGGGCGCCTACCGCTACGTGGCCACCCCGGGCCTGCCCACGGTGACCGAGGTGCACAGCGTGCTCTTCTTGCGCAAGGCCGTGGAGAAGCTCGGCATCGCGCCGCTCACGAGCATGTTCTTCTTCGGCGAGAACTCCGCCGGGCGCCGCTTCAACGACTACCGCCCCGAGATCCACGACTCCGACGGCCTGCTCATCGACCTGCAGAGCGGCGAGTGGATCTGGAGGCCCCTGCAGAACCCCCGCACGCTGCAGGTGAACACCTTCCAGGCCCCGGGCATCCGCGGCTTCGGCCTCATGCAGCGCGACCGCGACTTCGAGAACTACCAGGACCTGGACACCCGCCAGGAGCTGCGTCCCAGCGCCTGGGTCGAGCCGCAGGGCGAGTGGGGCCCGGGCCAGATCGAGCTCGTGCAGATCCCCACGGACAGCGACGTCAACGACAACATGGTGGCCTTCTGGTCCCCGGCCAAGCAGCCCGAGCCGGGCAAGGCCGCCAAGTACGACTACCGCATCTACTGGGGCGGCCCCTTCAAGGACATCCCGCCCGAGGGCTACGTCTGCGCCACGCGCATCGGCCGCAACCCGGACGGCAAGAGCCGCGACTTCGTCATCGAGTTCGACGGCCCCGGGCTGCGCGAGCTGCCCTCCGACGCCCCGGTCTCGGCCACCATCACCGTGGGCCCCGGCGCCACCCTCTACTCCCAGAAGGTGGAGAAGAACCCGGCCAACAACCACTGGCGCCTGACCTTCAGGATCGTGCCCGACGAGGCCGCGGGCCTGAACCTGGTGCTCGACAAACGCCCGCCCGTGGAGCTGCGCGCCTACCTGAAGGACCAGTCGCGCACGTTGACCGAGACGTGGAGCTACGCCTACAAGCTCTGA
- a CDS encoding carbohydrate deacetylase — protein MARLIVNADDFGVYACVSRGILEAVQAGAVTAVGVMATGRAFGMAEELLPLAAQRGGGADAGAHLVLTAGEPLTERMRRICRGWAGRFPPLGTAALSVLAGRIPVAAVAEEWRAQIALCRKAGLRLVFLNSHEHIHMLPPLFRLTRALARENGVRWVRAPRTSLSLPQPAKRLAKELVFKALRVCAGPTSHFCAAQPVLLGTGESGRLTPGDLARLVKGVRGEGDYELMCHPGRFDPAEITDERLRAFHDWEGELEALLSPAFGRLLAGRGARLVRFSDLAAARS, from the coding sequence ATGGCGCGTCTGATCGTCAATGCCGATGACTTCGGCGTATATGCCTGCGTCAGCAGGGGCATCCTCGAGGCCGTGCAGGCCGGAGCGGTCACTGCCGTGGGCGTGATGGCCACGGGCCGCGCCTTCGGCATGGCCGAGGAGCTGCTCCCGCTGGCCGCGCAGCGCGGCGGCGGCGCCGACGCCGGGGCCCACCTCGTGCTCACGGCGGGCGAGCCCCTGACCGAGCGCATGCGCCGGATCTGCCGCGGCTGGGCGGGCAGGTTCCCGCCGCTGGGCACGGCCGCCCTGTCCGTGCTCGCCGGGCGCATCCCCGTGGCCGCGGTGGCCGAGGAGTGGCGCGCCCAGATCGCGCTCTGCCGCAAGGCCGGGCTCCGTCTCGTCTTCCTGAACTCCCACGAGCACATCCACATGCTGCCCCCGCTCTTCCGCCTGACCCGCGCCCTGGCGCGCGAGAACGGCGTGCGCTGGGTGCGCGCGCCGCGCACCTCGCTCAGCCTGCCCCAGCCCGCGAAACGGCTGGCCAAGGAGCTGGTCTTCAAGGCCCTGCGCGTCTGCGCCGGGCCCACCTCGCACTTCTGCGCGGCGCAGCCCGTGCTGCTCGGCACGGGCGAGAGCGGCCGCCTGACGCCGGGGGACCTCGCGCGCCTCGTGAAGGGCGTGCGCGGGGAGGGCGACTACGAGCTCATGTGCCACCCCGGCCGCTTCGACCCGGCCGAGATAACCGACGAGCGCCTGCGCGCCTTCCACGACTGGGAAGGCGAGCTCGAGGCGCTCCTTTCCCCCGCGTTCGGCCGCCTGCTGGCCGGACGCGGCGCGCGGCTGGTCCGTTTCTCGGACCTCGCGGCCGCGCGGTCCTGA
- a CDS encoding PAS domain S-box protein, with amino-acid sequence MGRCTVRRDAWRTAWRPSLAAALLALSLAACLASWPGQAAAADPAVRHGSIELESAAFAPQGVPSGVASQQPASAQAPDDHERSIRQREALALALGAAVLLLAIHILVRGRKERQDEKRRHLLEVRVAERTAELTEANRQLREMGKNMRAVLEALQESAFLMEPDGRVLLSNRTGAARLGLSAEDILGRNVFDLFPPRVAAQRRAKVDEMLTARRPLRFEDERFGRRYDISIQPVLDDQGRVARLAFFAYDVTEARAAEERLRASEEFSRAILHSLRAQLAILDSSGTIIQTNRSWRAFASDSGLSGPEVGPGTDYLRVCENACSPHAEEAAKAARGIREVIAGEADEFVVEYSCHAPDGARLWMNMRVGRLEGGDGRVVVSHEDITNVKQAAADLADTEARYRSFFESTTDGLLMASPDGTIFEANPAATQILGWSAEEFRRIGREGMVDPSDPAADTFRSEREQNGWAAGEMRLRRKDGGTITAEVSSSLYTDSAGRVRACSVFRDVSGRKLAERRLMELSEFNERIISESPLGIVAFREDGQCIQANQAAASILGGTIKAMLAMNFREIPSWRDSGLLDTADEVLQSGIQAEVSLQIVTSFGRRVWLECGLGTFESGGQRHLLQIINDVTERQETAEALRREKESARLYFDVAAITLLVLDTEGRIRRINRQGCALFGFDDETGLLGRDAFSFMPESLRAGVRENFDRFVTGASGPAEHLEVPVVGARGGERMVAWNSTLLYDEQGRVSGVLASGEDVTESRRLRQEQEMFFTVSLDLVCIGTMDGYLRQVSPAWTETLGWSAEELTGRPYIEFVHPEDRESSRDMGMHLRDGRSAIDFENRFARKDGTWRWLSWKAVADRETGLVFAIARDVTEAKAAEAELREARAQAEAATRAKSEFLANMSHEIRTPMNAILGLTMLAKRTQLSARQRGYLEKIGTSASSLLTIINDILDFSKIEAGRLEFERTAFGLDEVLAQLSDTLAYKAEEKGLELFLAPAADVPRFLVGDPVRLGQVLLNLAGNAVKFTEHGEVVVSVSVADRWKDGVRLRFSVRDSGIGMTPEEQMRLFRPFTQADGSTTRRYGGTGLGLSICRRLVEMMGGSIRVESVPGEGSTFAFSAEFGLPAGQPAGPATPAGDLRGLHVLVVDDSTTARDILADMLHSMGYTSRLAASGAQALDALRAASQEGRPFDLVLMDRRMPDMDGLEASRRMREDETLAHPPTVVMVTAHDRDELLQAAGEERPDAVLQKPVSASSLHDVIMEVFGRMPGGDEAAEGARRIEAHARGARVLLVEDNEINREVAIEILHNAGLRVDTAADGREAVERLAADPSGYAAVLMDVQMPVMDGYEATAAIREDLGLASLPIIAMTAHAMASERRRCLRAGMNDHVPKPVDPDRLVGVLNRWLGGPDKPDLLRRAPAPPQAREGSAALPEVPGVDMREALRHSSRSRDLTVKLLLSFAERYEDAANTLRSLIAQGDPSTARRFAHSLKGASGTLAAGEVFALAERADKLLAEGKGAEAEELLPGLAAALATVCAGIRAAFTASPEEACVQGAVRLLDAGHAARLEPALAELDAQLARNSLGARRSFEDFADAVGADQCGDLFQEIRENLSRLDFKTARIMLRGLAEKLGIPVREAAQ; translated from the coding sequence ATGGGCCGGTGCACTGTTCGGCGTGATGCATGGCGCACTGCGTGGCGCCCGAGCCTCGCCGCGGCGCTGCTCGCGCTGTCCCTCGCGGCGTGCCTCGCGTCGTGGCCGGGGCAGGCCGCGGCCGCCGACCCCGCCGTCCGCCACGGCTCCATCGAGCTGGAGTCGGCCGCCTTCGCGCCGCAGGGCGTTCCCTCCGGCGTCGCGTCGCAACAACCCGCCTCCGCGCAGGCTCCCGACGACCACGAGCGGAGCATCCGCCAGCGGGAGGCCCTCGCCCTCGCCCTGGGCGCCGCGGTGCTTCTGCTCGCCATCCACATTCTCGTGCGCGGCCGCAAGGAGCGGCAGGACGAGAAGCGGCGCCATCTCCTCGAGGTTCGCGTGGCCGAGCGCACGGCCGAGCTGACCGAGGCCAACCGCCAGCTGCGCGAGATGGGCAAGAACATGCGCGCGGTACTCGAGGCCCTGCAGGAGAGCGCCTTCCTCATGGAACCCGACGGACGCGTCCTGCTCAGCAACAGGACCGGAGCCGCGCGCCTCGGCCTGTCGGCCGAGGACATCCTCGGCCGCAACGTCTTCGACCTCTTTCCCCCCCGCGTGGCCGCGCAGCGCCGCGCCAAGGTGGACGAGATGCTGACCGCGCGCCGTCCCCTGCGCTTCGAGGACGAGCGCTTCGGCCGCCGCTACGACATCTCGATCCAGCCCGTGCTCGACGACCAGGGCCGCGTGGCACGCCTGGCCTTCTTCGCCTACGACGTCACCGAGGCCCGCGCGGCCGAGGAGCGGCTGCGCGCGAGCGAGGAGTTCTCCCGCGCGATCCTCCACTCCCTGCGCGCCCAGCTGGCCATCCTGGACAGCAGCGGGACCATCATCCAGACCAACCGCTCCTGGCGCGCCTTCGCGTCGGACAGCGGCCTCTCGGGGCCGGAGGTGGGGCCCGGCACGGACTACCTGCGCGTCTGCGAGAACGCCTGCAGCCCGCACGCCGAGGAGGCCGCGAAGGCCGCCCGGGGCATCCGCGAGGTCATCGCGGGCGAGGCGGACGAGTTCGTGGTCGAGTACTCCTGCCATGCCCCGGACGGCGCCCGCCTGTGGATGAACATGCGCGTGGGCCGCCTCGAGGGAGGCGACGGCCGCGTGGTGGTCAGCCACGAGGACATCACCAACGTCAAGCAGGCCGCGGCCGATCTGGCCGACACCGAGGCCCGCTACCGCTCCTTCTTCGAGTCCACCACCGACGGCCTGCTCATGGCCTCGCCCGACGGCACCATCTTCGAGGCCAACCCCGCGGCCACGCAGATCCTCGGCTGGAGCGCCGAGGAGTTCAGGCGCATCGGCCGCGAGGGCATGGTCGACCCCAGCGACCCGGCCGCGGACACCTTCCGCTCCGAGCGCGAGCAGAACGGCTGGGCGGCCGGGGAGATGCGGCTCAGGCGCAAGGACGGCGGCACGATCACGGCCGAGGTCTCCTCGAGCCTGTACACCGACAGCGCGGGCCGCGTGCGGGCCTGCAGCGTCTTTCGCGACGTCAGCGGCCGCAAGCTGGCCGAGCGCCGCCTCATGGAGCTCTCGGAGTTCAACGAGCGCATCATCTCCGAGTCGCCGCTCGGCATCGTCGCCTTCCGCGAGGACGGGCAGTGCATCCAGGCCAACCAGGCCGCGGCCTCCATCCTCGGGGGCACGATCAAGGCCATGCTGGCCATGAACTTCCGCGAGATCCCCTCCTGGCGCGACTCCGGGCTGCTGGATACGGCCGACGAGGTGCTGCAAAGCGGCATCCAGGCCGAGGTCTCGCTGCAGATCGTCACCAGCTTCGGCCGCAGGGTCTGGCTCGAGTGCGGGCTGGGCACCTTCGAGAGCGGCGGGCAACGCCACCTGCTGCAGATCATCAACGACGTCACCGAGCGCCAGGAAACCGCCGAGGCCCTGCGCCGCGAGAAGGAGAGCGCGCGCCTGTACTTCGACGTGGCCGCGATCACCCTTCTGGTCCTGGACACCGAGGGACGCATCCGGCGCATCAACCGCCAGGGCTGCGCCCTGTTCGGCTTCGACGACGAGACCGGGCTGCTCGGCCGCGACGCCTTCTCCTTCATGCCCGAATCCCTGCGCGCGGGCGTGCGCGAGAACTTCGACCGTTTCGTCACGGGCGCAAGCGGCCCGGCCGAGCACCTGGAGGTGCCGGTGGTCGGCGCCAGGGGCGGGGAGCGCATGGTGGCCTGGAACAGCACGCTGCTCTACGACGAGCAGGGCCGCGTCTCCGGCGTGCTGGCCTCGGGCGAGGACGTCACCGAGAGCAGGCGGCTGCGGCAGGAACAGGAGATGTTCTTCACCGTCTCCCTGGACCTCGTGTGCATCGGCACCATGGACGGCTACCTGCGCCAGGTCTCCCCGGCCTGGACCGAGACGCTCGGCTGGAGCGCGGAGGAGCTGACCGGACGCCCGTACATCGAGTTCGTCCATCCCGAGGACCGCGAGTCCTCCCGGGACATGGGCATGCACCTGCGCGACGGCAGGAGCGCCATCGACTTCGAGAACCGCTTCGCCCGCAAGGACGGCACCTGGCGCTGGCTCTCCTGGAAGGCCGTGGCCGACCGCGAGACGGGCCTCGTCTTCGCCATCGCCCGCGACGTGACCGAGGCCAAGGCCGCCGAGGCCGAGCTGCGCGAGGCGCGCGCCCAGGCCGAGGCCGCCACGCGCGCCAAGTCCGAGTTCCTGGCCAACATGAGCCACGAGATCAGGACGCCCATGAACGCCATCCTGGGGCTGACCATGCTCGCCAAGCGCACCCAGCTCTCCGCCCGGCAGCGCGGCTACCTGGAGAAGATCGGCACCTCGGCCTCCTCGCTGCTCACGATCATCAACGACATCCTGGACTTCTCCAAGATCGAGGCGGGCCGCCTGGAGTTCGAGCGCACGGCCTTCGGCCTGGACGAGGTCCTGGCGCAGCTTTCCGACACCCTGGCCTACAAGGCCGAGGAGAAGGGGCTCGAGCTCTTCCTGGCCCCGGCCGCGGACGTGCCCCGCTTCCTGGTGGGCGACCCCGTGCGCCTGGGGCAGGTGCTCCTGAACCTGGCGGGCAACGCCGTGAAGTTCACCGAGCACGGCGAGGTCGTGGTTTCGGTCTCCGTCGCGGACCGCTGGAAGGACGGCGTGCGCCTGCGCTTTTCCGTGCGCGACTCGGGCATCGGCATGACGCCCGAGGAGCAGATGCGCCTCTTCCGCCCCTTCACCCAGGCGGACGGCTCCACCACCCGCCGTTACGGCGGCACCGGCCTCGGCTTGTCCATCTGCCGCCGCCTGGTGGAGATGATGGGCGGCTCCATCCGCGTGGAGAGCGTGCCGGGCGAGGGCAGCACCTTCGCCTTCTCGGCCGAGTTCGGCCTGCCCGCGGGGCAGCCCGCCGGCCCCGCGACCCCGGCCGGGGACCTGCGCGGGCTGCACGTCCTGGTCGTGGACGACAGCACCACGGCGCGCGACATCCTCGCGGACATGCTGCATTCCATGGGCTACACCAGCCGCCTGGCCGCCTCGGGCGCGCAGGCGCTGGACGCGCTGCGCGCGGCCTCGCAGGAGGGCAGGCCCTTCGATCTAGTGCTCATGGACCGGCGCATGCCCGACATGGACGGGCTCGAGGCCTCCCGCCGCATGCGCGAGGACGAGACCCTGGCCCATCCGCCCACCGTCGTCATGGTCACCGCGCACGACCGCGACGAGCTCCTGCAGGCCGCGGGCGAGGAGAGGCCGGACGCGGTGCTGCAAAAGCCCGTCAGCGCCTCCTCCCTGCACGACGTGATCATGGAGGTCTTCGGCCGCATGCCGGGCGGCGACGAGGCGGCCGAGGGCGCGCGGCGCATAGAGGCCCACGCCAGGGGCGCGCGCGTGCTGCTGGTGGAGGACAACGAGATCAACCGCGAGGTGGCCATAGAGATCCTGCACAACGCGGGGCTGCGCGTGGACACCGCGGCGGACGGGCGCGAGGCCGTGGAGCGCCTGGCCGCCGACCCGAGCGGCTACGCCGCCGTGCTCATGGACGTGCAGATGCCGGTCATGGACGGCTACGAGGCCACGGCCGCCATCCGCGAGGACCTCGGCCTGGCGAGCCTCCCCATCATCGCCATGACCGCCCACGCCATGGCCTCGGAGCGGCGGCGCTGCCTGCGCGCGGGCATGAACGACCACGTGCCCAAGCCCGTGGACCCGGACCGCCTGGTGGGCGTGCTCAACCGCTGGCTCGGCGGGCCGGACAAGCCGGACCTCCTTCGTCGCGCGCCCGCGCCGCCCCAGGCCCGCGAGGGCTCCGCCGCCCTGCCCGAGGTGCCGGGCGTGGACATGCGCGAGGCGCTGCGCCACAGCTCGCGCAGCCGCGACCTGACGGTCAAGCTGCTCTTGAGCTTCGCCGAGCGCTACGAGGACGCCGCGAACACGCTGCGCTCCCTGATCGCGCAGGGCGACCCGTCCACCGCGCGGCGCTTCGCCCACTCCCTGAAGGGGGCGTCCGGAACCCTGGCCGCGGGCGAGGTCTTCGCCCTGGCCGAGCGCGCGGACAAGCTCCTGGCCGAGGGGAAAGGCGCGGAGGCCGAAGAGCTCCTGCCCGGCCTCGCCGCGGCCCTGGCCACGGTCTGCGCGGGGATCCGCGCCGCCTTCACCGCCTCGCCCGAGGAGGCCTGCGTGCAGGGCGCCGTGCGCCTGCTCGATGCCGGGCACGCCGCGCGCCTCGAGCCCGCGCTCGCGGAGCTGGACGCGCAGCTTGCCCGCAACAGCCTGGGCGCGCGCCGCTCCTTCGAGGACTTCGCCGACGCCGTGGGCGCGGATCAGTGCGGCGACCTCTTCCAGGAGATCCGCGAGAACCTCTCGCGCCTCGATTTCAAGACCGCCCGGATCATGCTGCGCGGGCTCGCCGAGAAGCTGGGCATTCCCGTGCGGGAGGCAGCGCAATGA
- a CDS encoding glycosyltransferase family 2 protein, with translation MQLLSIVIPAKNEAAGIGGTVRTVLAALEGLDLDVELIVVDDGSTDGTFDAVAALHREDPRVRCVALSRNFGKEAALLAGLRAASGHAVVTMDADLQHPPALIPTMVARWRAGAKVVHAVKEERPDESFSTRLRARLFNYLLEKLGDIEAEGCSDFKLLDAEVVAVLGSRMLERRRFYRGLATWVGFPQVQVGFTVGKRGAGESKFSLRMLVSLAATAIISFSATPLRIVTIFGALTLLLGLGVGGEALWSWFQGEAVSGYATIIITLLIVGSFIMISLGVIGEYIGRIYEEIKDRPSYLVKAVSGFQAASGPEGPRARTPAFPATPAAGPRLQPQDETGK, from the coding sequence ATGCAGCTTCTGAGCATCGTCATTCCCGCCAAGAACGAGGCCGCAGGCATCGGCGGCACCGTGCGCACGGTCCTGGCCGCGCTCGAGGGGCTCGACCTCGACGTCGAGCTCATCGTGGTGGACGACGGCAGCACGGACGGGACCTTCGACGCCGTGGCCGCGCTTCACCGCGAGGACCCGCGCGTGCGCTGCGTGGCCCTGTCGCGCAACTTCGGCAAGGAGGCCGCGCTGCTGGCCGGGCTCCGCGCCGCCTCGGGCCACGCCGTGGTGACCATGGACGCGGACCTGCAGCACCCGCCCGCGCTCATCCCGACCATGGTGGCGCGCTGGCGCGCGGGCGCCAAGGTGGTGCACGCGGTCAAGGAGGAGCGGCCGGACGAGTCGTTCTCCACCCGGCTGCGCGCCCGCCTGTTCAACTATCTCCTGGAGAAGCTCGGGGACATCGAGGCCGAGGGCTGCTCGGACTTCAAGCTGCTGGACGCCGAGGTCGTGGCCGTGCTCGGCTCGCGCATGCTCGAGCGCAGGCGCTTCTACCGCGGCCTGGCCACCTGGGTGGGGTTTCCCCAGGTCCAGGTGGGCTTCACCGTGGGCAAGCGCGGCGCGGGCGAGAGCAAGTTCTCCCTGCGCATGCTCGTAAGCCTCGCGGCCACGGCCATCATCTCGTTCTCGGCCACGCCGCTGCGCATCGTGACCATCTTCGGCGCCCTGACCCTGCTCCTCGGGCTCGGGGTCGGCGGCGAGGCGCTGTGGTCCTGGTTCCAGGGCGAGGCCGTCTCGGGCTACGCCACGATCATCATCACGCTGCTCATCGTGGGCAGCTTCATCATGATCAGCCTCGGCGTGATCGGCGAGTACATCGGCCGCATCTACGAGGAGATCAAGGACCGCCCCTCCTATCTGGTCAAGGCGGTCTCCGGCTTTCAGGCTGCGTCCGGCCCCGAGGGGCCGCGCGCGAGGACACCGGCGTTCCCGGCCACCCCGGCCGCCGGGCCGCGTTTGCAACCACAGGACGAAACTGGTAAATAA